In the genome of Syntrophorhabdaceae bacterium, the window CCTGTACCCTTTCAGGGTCGGTATTGATGTCACCGAGTATGACGTTCTCTATCCGCTCCTGCTTGATCAGGTCCCTCGCAACCCCCTGACCCATACCTCCCGTTCCTCCCAATACCAGTACCTTCATGCGTCCTCCTTGGGGTCGTGATAACTCTGGCAGCCGCCATATTCTCCGACGGCTTTAATCGTCACTTGCTTATGTCGAAGTCACCTTCCAGAAGCTCCGTGAGCACCCCGTGAAGCTTGTTGGGATGGTGCACGAAAGCATATCGTGTGCCGAAAAGTTCCCGTGGCTTCTTATCGATGAGGTCGACGTTCCTGTCCTTCAACTCTCCCATCGCCTTCGTGAGGTCATCGACCTTGTAGGATATGAGGAAAACACCCTCTCCCCTCCTATCGATGAATTTTGCAACATCCCCGTCCGGGGACGTTGATTCCATGAACTCCACCGCAACTTCGCCTATATAATACCGCGATACCTTGATCTTCTCCGAATCCGCGGTGTATTCGCATGACGGGATCAACCCGAAATCATCCCGGTATACCCTCTTGGTCTCCTCGAGGTCCTTGACGGCAAAACAGATATGGTCGATCTTTTCAATCTTCATGCCACCCCCCCCCTAAGTGTCCTTTTGCGCTTTTTCCTTCAGAGCTTTCAGAATTTTTTCCGGCGTGATGGGAAGATCCTTGATTCTGACCCCGACTGCATCGTAGATAGCGTTGGCGATTGCCGGAGCCGTGGGAACGAGCCCCGGCTCACCGATACCTTTCGCTCCGAAGGGACCATCATGTTCATCGGATTCCACTATGACGGCCTGTACCGGCGGCACGTCACGAACCGTCGGTATCTTGTAGTCAAGAAAATTGCCGTTCTTAAGATGGCCCCCGGCGAAGATCATTCTCTCGCCGAGCGTATACCCGATCCCTTGAAGCCCTCCTCCGTAGATCTGGCCTTCCAGCAGCATGGGGTTGATCGCCTTGCCGACATCGTGCGCCGCGATGTAGTTGAGGATCTTCACCTGCCCCGTCTGTCTGTCCACCTCAACCTCCACGCCATGGGCGCCGTAGGCATACGCCACGGAAAGGTTGCCCCTGAAGGTCTGGTCGAAGTTCTCGTTGGGAGGATCGTAGAAATGCTCCGCCACGAGCATCCTGCCCCCCAGTGCGTAGTGCGCCTTGCGCAGCACCTTGCCGAGGGGAATGCTCTTTTCCGTATCCTTCGTCGAAAAGATCACTCCGTCCTTCATCTCCAATGCTTCCGGCACCTCGCCGAGGTTCTTCGCCGCGATCTCCATGATCTGGGCCCTGATTTTATTGGCGGCGCCGAGGGCCGAATTTCCGGCGACGAAAGTGGTCCTGCTCGCATGGACCCCGACATCCCATGGACAAACATCGGTATCGTTATTAATGACGTTGATATCGTCCATGCTCACTCCGAGCACCTCGGCCACTATCTGGGCGATGACGGTATCGGAGCCCTGTCCGATCTCGGAGGACCCCGTTATGACATCGACCTTGCCGTTGTCGTCGACCTTGATGATGGTCCCGCACCCATCGGACTTGTACACCCTGGCGGCGCCTCCCACATGGATAAGGGATGCCATGCCGACTCCCCTGTCGCCGCCTTTTCCTCTCTTGCCCTTCCAGTCGAGCCTTTTATTGACCTCCTCTATACACTCTTTCATCCCGCAGGACGTGATCCTGAAGTTCTGAGGGGTTACCTCGCCCGGCTCATTCGCGTTGATCCTGCGGATCTCTAGAGGGTCTATGCCCGCCTTCAGCGCCAGCTGGTCAAGACAGGACTCTATGGCAAAGGTTGCCTGCGGGTTCCCGTATCCCCTGAATGCCTGACTGTAGGTATTGTTCGTATAGACGCATTTTGCAGTGTACTTGATGTTGGGGACCTTGTAGAGCGACGAAATGGGTACCATCATGACGGAAGGTGTCGTCGCCCCCCAGGACGTATAGGCGCCGTTGTCGAGGACCATCTCCATCTCCCTGAAGGTCAGCCGGCCATCCCTGTCGCAACCCTGGGATATCTTCGTGATCGTGCACTGCCGGGGAGAGGTGGCGAAGAACTCTTCCTCCCGCGAGAAAACGATCTTCACGGGCTTTCTCGTCCTGAGAGCAAGAAGGATGGCGATATACTCATACGCGTAGGTGTCGAGCTTGCTTCCGAAACCGCCGCCGATCACGGCCTGTATGATCCTTACCCGCCGGTTCCTGAGACCGAATGCCTTCAAGGCCTCCAGATAATCGTTCTGGGCGAGCGAAGGTATCTGAGTGTTGCTGTGCATGGTCAGATTATTGCTCACGTCGAAGGATGCTATGCACCCGCTCGTGCCAAGACAACAGTGTGTTACCCACTGGGTGCTGAAACTGTCCTCGGCGATAAAGGCCGACTCCTTCTTTGCGGCCTCCACGTCACCGTGTACGAATTTCCACGGCATCTTAAGCACGTTGGACTTGAATTCCTCATGGACAAGAGCCGATCCTTCCTTCATGGCCTCCAGCGGGTCGAAGATGCCCGGCAACTCCTCATATTCTACTTCGATGAGGTCCAGGGCCTCTTCAGCGATCTCGGGACTTATGGCGGCCACGGCCGCGATCTCGTCCCTCGTCGACAAAACCTTGCCTGACTTGAGGGGAGGATTGTCCTTCAGGAATCCAAACTTGAAATTACCCGGAACATCGGCGCCCGTAAGCACCGCCTTTACCCCCGGAAGTGCCAGCGCCTTTGTTGTATCCATCTTCACTATCCTTGCGTGGGGATGCCTGCTGTAAAGGATCTTGCCATAGAGCATACCCGGTACCTTCAGGTCCTGTATATAAACGGCTTCTCCCGTGGCCTTGAGAGGAGCGTCCTTCTTGGGTACCCTTTGTCCAACAAATTTCAGGCCGTCCATGGTCACCTCCCATCCGCAACGGACTTTATGGCATCAATGATCTTGACATAGCCGGTGCATCTGCAGAGATTACCCTCGATACTTTCTTTGATATCCTCTTCCGTCGGCTCTCCCTTCTCATCGAGAAGCGCCTTCGAGGACATTATCATCCCGGGGATACAAAACCCGCACTGCACTGCGCCTTCATCAACAAAGGCCTTCTGGAGAGGATGGAGTTCGCCGTCTCTGGTCATGAGGCCTTCTATGGTCGCTATCGTTCTGCCCTCTGCCTCCATGACCGGATAGAGGCACGAGTTGACCGCCTTGCCGTCGATGATGACGGTACAGGCCCCGCACTCTCCGTAGCCACACCCTTCCTTCGTCCCTGTCATCTCGAGGACCTCCCGGAGCAGGTACAGGAGCGTCCATTTAGGGTCTGCTTCAACGACTATCTTTTCATTGTTCAATGTGAAGGTGATCTCTTTTCTCATAATATGCCCCCTTACCAGAGCCGTTCTGGCCATATCGTGTCATCGGGCCTGATGACACGATCGACTGCCCTGAGAATGGCACGCTCCGTCAGGACCTTCACCATGTCCCGGCGGTACCATGCCTCGCCGCGTATGCTGTCCCTGGGCTGTGCTTCCGATGCGGCTATCTCGCCGATCTCCTTGAAGAGATCTTCCGAAATGACCTTGCCTTTGAGTGCCTCTTCAGCTCTCTTCGCCCTCATCGGCCTCGGGGCAACAACCCCCATGGCTATCCGCACGTCCTCACAGACAAGCCCTTCGTCCTCGAATCGCTTCAGGACATTGGAGATGCTGTCGATGGTGCACAAGGCGTCCCTGCAGCCCACCTCATTGCCGTCTATCCTGATGGTCACCCGCACGGCCACTCCCAGCATGGGCAGGTCCATCGCCTGGCGCCTGGTATGTTTGATGTAGGCCGAGCCGGTCTTCTCGCCAAAGAAAGGTATGGCAAAGCCCTTTAAGATCTCCCCCCTGTCAAGGGACACCTTGTTCGGCCCAAGAAAAAACTCGTCAAGGGGCAGCGTTCGTTCTCCCTCTCTTCCCGCTATGATCACCTTCGCGTCAAGGACAAGGAGCGGGCAGGCCGTATCCGCAGACGGCGCCGCATTGCAGATGTTGCCCCCCACTGTGGCGACGTTGCGGATCTGCAGGGAACCCACCTTCTTCGCAGCGTCGGTGAGCGCACTGTAGTTTCTTTGAATATGGGCGTTCTTCGCGATCGCATTGTGTGTGACGGCGCATCCTATATTCAAACCGCCTTCGGTGTTCACATAGGCGAGATCGCCTATGTTCCGCAAGGAAATGAGACACCCCGGGGCAAGTTTCTTCTGCCGGATGAGCACCATCACGTCCGTACCTCCGGCGATGTAGACACCCTTGCCGCCGGATCCCTCCATCAAGGCCATGGCCTCATCGATGGTCGCGGGCCTGTAATACTCGTAGCTCCCCATAACCCCCTCCTTATTTTAACCCTGGAACGAAGCGTTCTCTTTATGAATCCCGGTTGTCATAAACCCTTTTTGTCTTGCGCTCGGACCGTGGAAGGGACCCGTAATCCTCCACCTCCACATCGCAGCTCACAAGCACCTGCTTCTTGACCTCTTTTTCTATGGTCTTCCTGATGTGCTTGTCGGCGTCATGGGATTTTTCCATCCCCTGGGCCCTCTCCACCTTAATGGTCATGTGGTCCTTGCCGCCCTTGTCCTTCCTGTAGAGCAGGATCTGGTATTCGCTGCCAACATCCTTGACGTTGGACAGTATCTGATCGATATGGCTGGGATAGATATTCACCGCCCTGAAGATGAACATGTCGTCGCTGCGCCCCAGTATCCTGTCGTGGCGCGGCATGAGACTCCCGCAGGGACATCTCCCCGGCATGATCCTCGTCAAGTCCCTCGTGCGATAGCGGATGAGGGGAGCCCCCTCCTTGCGAAGCGTGGTCACCACCATCTCGCCCACCTCGCCCTCGGGTACGGGCTTGAGCGTTTCAGGATCCAATATCTCCAGTATGTAATAATCGGCCCAGTAGTGGATGCCTGTATGGTAGCGGCAATCGAGACCCGTCCCGGGACCGTAGAGTTCCGTCATACCAGGGATATCGAATAGCTGGTCGTAGGCAACCCCGGAAAGCTCCGATATCCTCATGCGCATGGCATCGCTTGCCCGCTCGGAACCGAAGATCATTTTTCTCAAGGGGATCTTTCCCTTCAGACCCCTTTCCTCGATGAGTTCCGCCATGAGAAGGCCCATGGAAGCGGTGCACGTCATGGCCGTTGTCCCGAAGTCCTGCAGGAACTGGCACTGCATGTCCGTGTTTCCGGGACCGATGGGTATCGACATCGCCCCGAAACGCTCGCATCCATTCTGGAAACCCCACCCCGCCGTCCAGACGCCATATCCCACGGCTATCTGGATCCTGTCCTCGGGCGTGCAGTCTGCGTATGAGTAACACCGGGCGAACATATTGGCCCAGTCGTCGATGTCCTTCGCGGTGTAACAAAGCACTTTTCGCTTCCCCGTCGTTCCGCTCGACGCATGTATGCGGACGACCTTGTCAAAGGGGACGCTCCTCAAAGGGAAGGGGTATCCTTCCTGAAGGTCTTTGCTCGTTGAAAAGGGCAGTTTGTGAATATCCCCAAGGGACTTGATATCGTCCGGTCTTACCCCTGCCTCGTCAAGTGTCCTCCGGTAATGTGTAGAACCGTTGTATGCATGTTCGACGGTCCATTTAAGTCCGTCGAGTTGGAGAACTTTCAGCTCCTTTTCAGATCTCACTTTTGAATCGAATGGCCGCTCCATGTTCACTGTCCTCCTCTTGCCCGTGATATGCCGGCGCGCGGCATGTCGTTCTTCACTGTCTCAGCTTCCTTGTCTCTTCCTGATCGATCTCGAGGGTCTTCGGATCGACCGCCACTTTGTAGTTCGATCTTGCACTGTCAAGACTTACATATCCCTCAAGGACGTCTCTCAGAACCATCTCGGGGTCGCGGTCGATGGAATTGCCGTAGCCGCCGCCTCCCGGAGCGTCTATGATAACCACGTCGCCTGGCTTGAGTTGTGTCAACCCATAGGAATTACCCGGCACGCCGTTTACAAGGAACTGCGCCCTGGCTCCGGGTTTGCCCCCGAAAAGACCTTCCGCGGGATATGTATAGCGGCCCGCCTGGATGCCCAGGTTGACCGGTGGGATCGGAGCATATTCATCATCGGGCACCCTGAACACCTCCCGTTTTCCAAGACCGCCCTTCATCTTGCCGATGCCGCCGGAATCGGGGAGGATCTCCCTCCTCTCCACGATAAGCGGTGTATCGCTCTCGAAGATCTCCACCGGAGTATTTGCACCGTTGGCAGGAAAAATATAAACGTAGTTACCGTCATTGCCCGCTCCCGCACCCATGCCGCCGCCCCTTATGATAACGCTGTGCCACGGTCTTGCGTCCTTTCTCTTCCCGTAAAAAACATTCATCGCCGCCGGTGTGCCGCCCGACGCGGCTATCACCTTGTCGGGCAGGACGTTCGACAGGGCGCGGTAGATGACCTCCGTGAGGAAATGGCCCACCCCCATGCGCGCCGCCACGGCCGCCGGGAACTTGCAGTTGATCACGGTACCCTCGGGAGCGGTCAGAGCGATCGGCCTCGCACACCCGTCGTTGTTGGGGATGTCTGGGGCAAACATGCTCTTTATCGCCATGAATACATAGGCATAGGTAAAATTGTAGACCACGTTGCCGCCCCAGTTGACCTGCCCCGATGAACCTTCGAGGTCGACGATGATATCACTTCCCTTTATCTCCACCTTCGCCTCGATGATGATATCGTCGTTCCCCTTCATCTGTTCGATGATGCCCTGCGTACTGTACACTCCGTCGGGGATCTTTTCTATCTCCTCCCTCATGCTCTTCTCGGTGATTCCGATGATCTGGTCGGCGAGGTCCTCGAGGTCCTCGAGATCGCTCTCCTTGAGCATCTGGCATATCTTTTCGCCGCATACATGGTTCGCCGCTATCTGCGAGCGGATATCACCGATCACCTCATCCGGCGTCCTCACGTTCCAGCGGATCAGGTCAAGAACGGACTCGTTGAGCACGCCCTTGTCGTAGAGCTTGACGAGGGGGATGAAAAGCCCCTCCTCAAAGACATCATGGTTATCGGACGCAACTCTTCCGCCGATGTCGGAATGATGGAAAACGCAGGCGGTAAAGGCCACCAGCCGGTCCTTGTAGAATATGGGGCTCATCACGCACACATCGTTGAGATGCCCGGCGAGGGCCCAGGGATCGTTGGTGATAAAAGCATCTCCGGAATTATAATAGTCGAGGGGATATTTGTTGACAAGGTTTTTTATGCCAAGGGCCATCGCTCCCGACTGCCCCGGCGTAGCAAACGAACCTTGCGCAAGTTCCCGGCCGAAGCGGTCCGTGAACATGCAGGTGTAGTCATGTGCGTCCCGAAGAAGACTTGAAAAAGCGGTTCGGGCGACGCTGCCGTCCGCTTCATCAACGATGGAAATAAGCCTTCTCCACAGGATCTCCAGTGTTATCGGATCAAACGTGCGCGCCATCAGCGTACCTCCTTCAGATCGACCCAGAGGAACCCGAAATCGTCGACGGACACATGGGCGCCTTCACCCACGATGAGTGTCGATTCCTTTTCTTCGATGATCGCGGGACCGGGAAACTGTGCCGACGGGAAAAGACTGTAGCGGTCATAGACCGTAAAGGGTATGAAATCCTTCGATATCGGCGAATATGCAAGCCGCTGTCCCTTGACAGCCATATCCATGGTGCGGCCCTTCCCGTCCAGTTTTGGCAATTGCAGGAGCTTCTCGGGAAGGCTGGCCCTGACCTTGAAGTTGATGAACTCCACTTCAGAGTCCGGGTATGTCCTTCCGTAGAGCTTCTCGTAAGCGTCGTCAAAAAGTTTCCGCACCTGCGCCCTCGTCACCGCGGCAAAGTTGCCGTCGGGCACGGAAATGTTCATCTCCGAGCCCTGGCCGACGAAACGCATGTCCAGGGACCTGTCGAAGCGGATCGTGTCCCCGGTGGCCTCTTTTCTCAGTATGTTCCCGGCGTCCCTTTCGAGTCCCCTGAAGATCTCCTCCATATCGGCGAAAGACACGTCTGCGAGGGACACCTTGTGGCTTCTCAGGAGGTCAAAGGCCCGCGGAGCCGTAAAGAAACCCATCGCCGACCCGACACCCGCATTGGGGGGAATGAGCATTCGGGGCGCCCCCAGTTTCTTCGCAAGGCCGTAGGCATGGACCGGTCCGGCCCCGCCGAAGGCGGAGATCGTGACGATCTTTGGGTTGCCTCCTTTTTCCGCTATGTGCGTCTTTGCGGCGGCCGCCATCGTTTCGTTGATAAGATCGTGGATTCCCCAGACGGCCTGGATGAAGGAAACGCCAAGCGGTTTCGCTATCTTCTCCTCGACCCCGCGGCGCGCGCCCTCCTTGTCGAGTTTCATCGTCCCGCCGAGAAAGTAGTTCTCGTCAAGATAACCCAGAAGGAGGTCTGCATCGGTTACACAGGGGTCCTGGCCTCCCCGGCCGTAGCAGATGGGCCCGGGGTCCGCGCCCGAGCTCTCCGGCCCCACATGGAGTGTTCCAAGCTTGCTCACCTTCGCTATGCTGCCCCCTCCGGCGCCTATCTCCATGAGATCGACGACGGGGACCTGGATGGTAAGCCCGCTCCCCTTCATGAACCTCTGGACCCGACCGACTTCGAAGGTTGGCACCACACCGGCAACACCTTTCTGGATAAGACACGACTTGGCGGTCGTACCGCCCATGTCAAAGCAGAACATCTCGGGAATGTTGAAATGTTTCCCGTAATACTGCCCCGCTATGACGGCGGCGGTCGGCCCCGATTCGATGATGCGCACGGGGAATTCGGCGGCGGTTTCGACGGAGGTGACCCCTCCGCTCGATAGCATTATGAAGAGCTTGCCTGTAAAACCTATGGACCGGAGCCGTCCCGAAAGTTTGGATAGGTATCGCCCGGTGAGAGGCTTTACGTAAGCGTTCGTCACTGTGGTGCTCGTTCTTTCATACTCCTTTATCTGAGGGAGGACATGATAGGAGATCGACGTTGAAACCCCCGGCGCCTCCTTGTGGATGATGTCCTCGATCATCCGTTCGTGAGCCGGGTTCTCGAAGGAATTGAGAAGACATACGGCAATGGATTCGACACCCATTTCAACAAGCGCCCGCACCGTCCTTCGGGCATCTTCGGGATCCAGCGCCTTCAGGACGGTCCCGTCGCTTCGTATTCTTTCATCCACCTCTATGCGGAATCTCCTCGGAATGAGCGGTTGAGGAAACTCCGAGAATATATCATAGGGGGCGTAGCGGATCTCCCGGCCGATCTCCAGTATGTCCCTGAAGCCTTTCGTGGTGATAAGGCCCGTTCTCGCTCCCTTCCTCTCGATTATGGAATTGATGACCAGCGTCGTCCCGTGTATCAGTTCGTCCAGTTTCCCCATGAAACCCGGAGTCGTCTTCTCGAGCCCCCGTATCCCCTCCTCCACGGCATCCGATGGGTCCCGGGGCGTCGTCAGGCACTTCCCCGTCTTTATCTCTCCCGTTTGGTCATCGAGCAGGACAAAATCAGTGAACGTGCCCCCGATATCGCAACCCAGCCGGTAATACCTGTCTTGCATGTGTTCCCCCTTTTTAAAGACCTTTCCAGCAGCCTGAACCGCTCGAACTGTTTGAACGCCGGATGCGGCATATTTGGGCGTCCGAACCGCCGTGAACGGTCCGGACAACCCACGCCACAACCCCCCTTGCCCTAAAAAAGCGCCGGCTCCTGGAACTCCCCGAAGACATCCCTGAAGACCCTGGCCATCTCACCCACCGTCGCATAGGCTTTGCACGACTCCACGAGATAGGGCATCACGTTCTTTCCAGCTCTTGTTGCCGTCTCAAGTTCCTTGAGTGTCCGCTGCACTTCCCGATCATTCCGCTCCCGACGGAGCTGCTTGAGGGCCGCCACCTGTTTTTCGGCGGATTCCCCGGTGTACTCATGGAGCTCCACGTCCATGGGCTCGCCTTCGGTGTGAATGTTAAGTCCCACCTTTTTCAGCTCGCCCGACTGCAGGCCCTTCTCATACTCATAGGCCTGCCGGGAGACAAGGCGCTGCACATATCCTGTGGCAACGGCCCGTACAATGCCGCCGACCTTTTCGACCTTCTCCATCTCCTCTTCTATCTTCGCTTCCATCTCCTTCGTGATGGTCTCGATGAAATAACTGCCCGCGAGGGGGTCGACAGTATCCCGAAGCCCTATCTCATCCATGAGAAGCTGCAGGGTGCGAAGGGACAGGATCGCCGAGTGGGGCGTGGGGATCGTGTATGCCTCATCGTAACTGCAAAGGGCGATGGTCTGGGCTCCGGCAAGTGCGGCGGAAAGCGCGTAATAGGCGCCGCGCATGATATTGTTTTCGGGCTGCGCCTTGGTGAGACCGTAACCCCCGCCGCCGAAGAGACCGCGCAGGTACATGTTCGAATCCTTCTTGACCCCGTATTTCTCCTTGAGGTTCCTGGCCCAGAGCTTCCTCGCCGCCCTGAACTTCGCAACCTGCTCCCAGATGTTGCCGAAAACGTTCAGGTTGAAGGAGAAGTGGCCGACGAAATCATCGACGTCATATCCGCGCTTCAAGACGTTATCTATATAGGCGTTGGCGATGAGGATGGCGTAGCCTATCTCCTGGGCGGGTGTGGCCCCCGACTCGCGGATATGATAGCCGCATATGCTCACAGGGTTGGTCCGGGGCAGAACGTTCATGGAGTACTCGATGGTGTCTCCTATGAGGCTCACGGCCGGCTCAACAGGGAAGATCCAGGAGCCTCTTCCGATCATCTCCTTCAAGATGTCGTTCTGCGGCGTCGCCGATATCCTTTTGGGGTCGAATCCGTATTTCTCCGCCACCGCCTGGTACATGGCAAGCATGATGGAGGCGACGGCATTGATCGTCAGGCCGGAGCCGATCTTTTCGAGGTTTATGTCCTTGAAGGCTATCTCAAAATCCCTGAGAGAATCGATGGCCATGCCAACTCTGCCCACTTCACCCTCGGCCATGGGGTCGTCGGAGTCGTAGCCCATCTGCGTGGGGAGGTCGAAGGCGACGTTGAGCCCCGTTTGACCGTGGGATATCATGAGCTTGAAACGCTCGTTCGATTCCTCAGGCGTGCCAAAACCGGTATACTGCCGCGTCGTCCATGCCCTGCTCCGGAAACCCTCGGCGTGAATGCCGCGGGTGAAGGGGTACTGCCCCGGCGCGGCAAGATCCTTCTCGTAGGAAAAACCCACCTGTTCCAGGTCTTCGGGGCCGTAGCACGCCTTGACATGGATACCCGACTGCAGGGTCACATCGGTGATCCTGTCCTTTTCATCCTTTGTGTATTTCGCTACTCCCATTGCGCGCCTCCTCAGGACTTCTTAGCGTTGTCATTGATGAAACTGGTGATCTCCGAGAACGGTGTCCCCCCGGGGAAGACTCCCTTGACCCCCAGTTCCTTGAGCCTGAGGACATCCCTCACCGGTATGACCCCGCCGACGACGACCATCTTGTCGTCTATGCCCTCTTCGCGGGCCTTCTTCACCAGCCTTTCGGTTATGGGAATATGTGCGCCGCTCATGATAGACAACCCGATGACATCCACATCCTCCTGGATCGCTATCCTGACGATCTGATCCACCGTCCGGTGAAGTCCGGTGTATATCACTTCCATACCCGCTTCCTTGAGGGCGTGGGCGACCACTTTCGCCCCGCGGTCATGTCCGTCCAGTCCGGGCTTCGCAACTAAGATCTTGATGGGCCTCGTGTCCAATAGTGCCTCCTTCCTTGTTTCATCTGTACTTCCGCCCGCTACAGCGTTTTACCTGCGTCGAGTTCCTGAATGATGATGTCCATGCCTCGCAAGATGTGTTTCTTGACCAGTTCCTCGACCCTCTTCTTGTCCTTCTTGCGCATGGCTTTGACCATGTCCTCATGGTCCCGCAGGGAGACCTTTGCGTAATGTTCACAGCCAAGAAGGGGCCGTCGGTAACGATGAATGGCATCCCTGAAACTGTTTATCAGGGAATAGAGTTTGCCGCTTCCCGCGGCCTCGTATATGATCTCATGGAACTGGGTGTTAAGCTGCATGAGCCTGTCCGTGTTGTTGCCTTTTCTTTCGAAGACCTTCTTGTAGGCGCCTATGCTGTCCTCAAGCTTCTTCAATATCGCATCGGTGATGTGTTCCGTGGCGAGATAGGCGGCATAGCTTTCGAGAAGGGCCCTGATGCCGAGGGTCTCCTCGATCTCCTCACGGGTGAGACCTTTCACCATGAAACCGCGGCCCCCGCTCTTTTCCACAAGGCCTTCCTGCTCCAGCTTCTTTACCGCCTCCCGTACGGGAACCCGGCTCACTTCCATCTGCGCTGAAAGCTGGTTCTCGATGAGCCGCTGCCCCGGAGGGATATCACCCTTGACGATCGCCTGCTTCAGGTAATCGTAGGCCACGTCCCCCATGGAACGAGGTTTACCCAGAGCCCGTATCCCTTTGAGCGGGCTTGTCCTTGACGTTGTCTTTTTCGAAGCTCCCGTCATTTCAGCTCCATTCAGTCCGTCCCCGCATTGAGGCCCGATCAACCGAACCTGTACTGAACTCCATATTCGCCTCCCGGGTAATCCCACGTTATGGAACCATAGATGCAGGCTATCATGCACGTGCCGCATTCCAGGCATCCGGCATATTCTACCACCATCTCTCCCGTCTCTTCGTTGAGGGAATAGAGATGCCCGGGACAGACCGCAATGCACATGCGCTCCTTGCAGCCCGCACAGATCGTCTGATTGAGAACGATATGGCTTTTGGTGTCATTCTTCATCGCGTTGAGGGCGATCTTTTCCTCGACCTTCATCGTCATAATTTCCTCGCAGCCAGGAGGTCCTTCAGGGTTTCCATATTGAGGACATATTTCTTTGCGACCCTTTTTGCCGTCCTGTAAAGACCTTCCTTGGGTTTGTCATTTATGGTGAATAGCTCATCGAAAAGCTCGCACAGAAACCTCGGGTAGACCGTGAAGAACCGCTGTCTGTCAAGAACCTCCCGGGAATTGCGGAAGGTCTCCATATCGGGCAGCACGAAGCTCTCCCGCAACCTCTTCTCATAGCGGGACAGGGAACTCTCCGAGACATCGTTTCCGTCCAGGGCCTCCACCGCTGTGTCTGCCGCCATGACACCCGAGGCGATGGCAAATTCCATGCCCCTCACCGTCAGGCCCAGGTTGAGGGCAAAACCGGCGGCATCCCCGGCGATGAGCATACCGCCGGTATACAGCTTCGGGGCCGCCCCGATCCCTGCCTCGGA includes:
- a CDS encoding cobalamin B12-binding domain-containing protein, yielding MDTRPIKILVAKPGLDGHDRGAKVVAHALKEAGMEVIYTGLHRTVDQIVRIAIQEDVDVIGLSIMSGAHIPITERLVKKAREEGIDDKMVVVGGVIPVRDVLRLKELGVKGVFPGGTPFSEITSFINDNAKKS
- a CDS encoding methylmalonyl-CoA mutase family protein; the protein is MGVAKYTKDEKDRITDVTLQSGIHVKACYGPEDLEQVGFSYEKDLAAPGQYPFTRGIHAEGFRSRAWTTRQYTGFGTPEESNERFKLMISHGQTGLNVAFDLPTQMGYDSDDPMAEGEVGRVGMAIDSLRDFEIAFKDINLEKIGSGLTINAVASIMLAMYQAVAEKYGFDPKRISATPQNDILKEMIGRGSWIFPVEPAVSLIGDTIEYSMNVLPRTNPVSICGYHIRESGATPAQEIGYAILIANAYIDNVLKRGYDVDDFVGHFSFNLNVFGNIWEQVAKFRAARKLWARNLKEKYGVKKDSNMYLRGLFGGGGYGLTKAQPENNIMRGAYYALSAALAGAQTIALCSYDEAYTIPTPHSAILSLRTLQLLMDEIGLRDTVDPLAGSYFIETITKEMEAKIEEEMEKVEKVGGIVRAVATGYVQRLVSRQAYEYEKGLQSGELKKVGLNIHTEGEPMDVELHEYTGESAEKQVAALKQLRRERNDREVQRTLKELETATRAGKNVMPYLVESCKAYATVGEMARVFRDVFGEFQEPALF
- a CDS encoding hydantoinase/oxoprolinase family protein: MQDRYYRLGCDIGGTFTDFVLLDDQTGEIKTGKCLTTPRDPSDAVEEGIRGLEKTTPGFMGKLDELIHGTTLVINSIIERKGARTGLITTKGFRDILEIGREIRYAPYDIFSEFPQPLIPRRFRIEVDERIRSDGTVLKALDPEDARRTVRALVEMGVESIAVCLLNSFENPAHERMIEDIIHKEAPGVSTSISYHVLPQIKEYERTSTTVTNAYVKPLTGRYLSKLSGRLRSIGFTGKLFIMLSSGGVTSVETAAEFPVRIIESGPTAAVIAGQYYGKHFNIPEMFCFDMGGTTAKSCLIQKGVAGVVPTFEVGRVQRFMKGSGLTIQVPVVDLMEIGAGGGSIAKVSKLGTLHVGPESSGADPGPICYGRGGQDPCVTDADLLLGYLDENYFLGGTMKLDKEGARRGVEEKIAKPLGVSFIQAVWGIHDLINETMAAAAKTHIAEKGGNPKIVTISAFGGAGPVHAYGLAKKLGAPRMLIPPNAGVGSAMGFFTAPRAFDLLRSHKVSLADVSFADMEEIFRGLERDAGNILRKEATGDTIRFDRSLDMRFVGQGSEMNISVPDGNFAAVTRAQVRKLFDDAYEKLYGRTYPDSEVEFINFKVRASLPEKLLQLPKLDGKGRTMDMAVKGQRLAYSPISKDFIPFTVYDRYSLFPSAQFPGPAIIEEKESTLIVGEGAHVSVDDFGFLWVDLKEVR
- a CDS encoding GntR family transcriptional regulator, with product MTGASKKTTSRTSPLKGIRALGKPRSMGDVAYDYLKQAIVKGDIPPGQRLIENQLSAQMEVSRVPVREAVKKLEQEGLVEKSGGRGFMVKGLTREEIEETLGIRALLESYAAYLATEHITDAILKKLEDSIGAYKKVFERKGNNTDRLMQLNTQFHEIIYEAAGSGKLYSLINSFRDAIHRYRRPLLGCEHYAKVSLRDHEDMVKAMRKKDKKRVEELVKKHILRGMDIIIQELDAGKTL
- a CDS encoding 4Fe-4S dicluster domain-containing protein, producing MTMKVEEKIALNAMKNDTKSHIVLNQTICAGCKERMCIAVCPGHLYSLNEETGEMVVEYAGCLECGTCMIACIYGSITWDYPGGEYGVQYRFG